The genomic stretch TTCAAAAGGAACAAATAATGGGTAGGAAGAATATAGCTTGGGATGGAATCAGCTTTGATATTCCATCCGAATTTGAAGTAAGCGGAATAGACAAAAGCTTTATACAACTCGATAACGGTGAACACCCTTGCGCTGAAATCAGATGGTATGATTCAGGAAAAACGTATAAAGAACAAAATTATTTTCGTCAGTTAGCTAAAAAGATTGAAGCAGCATCAGGGATTAAAATTGAATCTTCAGTTCTTCCTTCAACTTGGAAGAAACCACTCGAAAGATTTCATTCAACTGCTTTCTATTGGCAATCAGACCTTTCTACCGGGCGCGGAGTTATGTTTTACTGCGCTAAATCTTCGAATGTAATGCTCATTCAGTTTATCGGAAAAGGCGGAGAACAACTCGACTGTGCTGCCACGACCCTTTTCGAAAGCATAAAGTTCTACAACACAGAAGAATACACCCCATGGCGTATCTACGACATGGAGGTAAAGCTTCCCGCCAGCTACAAGCTAGATACATTTGAATTCAAACCCGGTCGTTTCAAAATCGGTTTATGTAACGAAAATGAAAGCATTTCCCTTTACAGAATAAGTCCTGCCGATACAATTTTGAAAGAACGGACTCTAGGCGAATTTTCTCAGGAATTTTTTGAAGACGATATCAAAAGGCTAAATCTGTCCATTGCAGAACTCCAATTCGACACAGGTTCTACTTGTATGTTCGGACAGGAAAAGAAACCTTCGGCCGCAAAGCTCACAATGTCTAAATTTAGCTCTAAGCGTCGCCCTTTCGGACAGATTGAGGCTCGGTATACAAAACAGGCTAACCGCATTCAAGCCGTACTTATATGCTCACGCACAGCTATCCCCGAAGATAGAATGCAAAACATTTTTGAGAATTACACCATTGTTCGGTAGAAAGAAAAAGAAACCACTTCCAGAAATGACAAGAGGTGAAGCACTTGCGTGTAAGCCTGTTAAAAATTTGGATATCGAAGAAACCAGAGCAGACCACAATAGAATAGTTCTAGCCTATCCCTTGCGGATGAAACCAATCTTTGCAGATGTCGCCAAAAAGTATGGCCTTTGGAAAGGCGGACGTCCACCAATGAAAAGATTGGAACTAGATGATATGGGATCTCTTGTGTGGGATATGATTGATGGCGAAACCAGCGTAAAAAAAATAGCCGCATCTTTTGCAAAAAAATACAACGTCCTACCGCGTGAAGCAGAAGTTGCAACAGCCGCATTCCTAAAAGATTTAGGAAAACGAGGCTTAATCGCTTTCAGTATGAATAGCTGAATTGGGAAAATAACGACAAAAAAAAGGCTGGCTATGAAAACATAGCTGGCTTTTTAATTGTACGGACAATTAGTTATAATCACGCAAAAAAAGCAATTTCGATAGCGAAATTAACTACATGTCAGCTTGATGTATTCCTCAAAGCTAACACCATTCCAGACCTTGCTAACCCAGTACGCAGTAGCCCAGATCATCAAAGCAGTAGACTGCACATCAGACAACCTTTTCAGCTTCGCTTCTAGATTTCCTCTGCTAACTCCATGCGTAACATGAACATTTTCTGTTTCGCACGCTTCTTCTATGCGTAAAAACAGATAAGCTCCCTTACACTGGTTCGGAAGAATCTTAACACCACTATATGCTTCCAATATAGTTTTTAACTCAGAAACGTTAAGTTCCTTAGCAGTAGATCTCATTGATTTAAAAAACATATCAACGGCCCACGGTAGAATAAATTCAGCACCAGCACTTTTCGTTTTGAAATAGTTCTTAAGCCACTGCTCATGGTCATGTGTAATTCTAGCTGCAACCTGCGGCATCTCAACCTCCTAAATACAACTCCACTTATATTAGGTAAATAGATATATGTATTTCCAGCTAACATCAAGACTTTTTCTAGAGAAACTCACAACTCCTTTTAACGAAGGAAACTGTCGCGAATCTGCTTGAAAAGACTAAACAAAAGAGCTTCGGGAACATTCTTCTCATTAATTTCCATACTGACAATGCGAACAACAGTATTGTTGTTTGGGGTAACAGTCTCTTCTGTGGCAAGAACAATGGATTTTTTATCATCTAGAACCTCTTCACTTGCCTCAATAACCAATACCCACTGACTTTCTTTCTTTTCCCACCTCAGATCAACACTTCGATGTGAATTCACACTATTCTCAAGTAACTTTACATAATCTTCCAAAGAAAAATGCTTACGACCTTTACCAGCAACTCCAAGATAATGCCCATCTGAGTTCTGAATAACCAAAGGCCGTTCTAAGTATTCAGACGTCGGAAAAGAAGTCTCATCCGGACCATTTAATCCTCCACCTTTTCTGAGCAATCTAAAAAGCTCAACCCTATCACGTTTCAACTGTCCAATCTCCATGGCCATATCGAGAACATGTTCATTCGTCTTTGCTTCGAGCTTTCTCTTCTCACTCCTGAGACTTGAAACTTCATCACGCAAATCTCTAATCTCAGACTGAAATAAAACCTGATTAGACAAGAGATCTGAAACCTTTTCTATAACACTTGCAAGGCCCTGAACAACGGCCTGGATATCACTACTAGGTTCAACTCCAGCTTGATTGATCACTTGTTGTTCATTTTTAATACTATCTACTAACATACTAAATTTAAGGGATAATTCATTTTCAATTTGTTCAGTTGACCAATTCATTCCGTACATTTCACGTATCCTCCTAAAAATTTCTAATACATCAACAGAATACCTCTGCCTGCGAGAACCCTTATTTGAAGCGGGTATAAACTTGGAATACTTGTCTTTATAATAGACGACAGTAGAAGGTGGTATCCCCAACCTTCTACCAACCTCCCTAAGACTTAAATACTGACTAGACATAACACCTGCACAATTGTTGTTTATTCAAATTATGAACTACATATACAACAGTCATATCTGCACGTCAATAGCTTTTGATCAATTATTTAAACAATTGAACAACCAATGACCAATAGATTATTTAAACAAATTAAAACCAGAACCATAGACAATTAAGTATCAAGGATTATTATATTAGTAGGTAAGACGAGATGATATGAATCTTAACGGAGGGTAATCTAAAATAGGATGCCAAAACCAAATCATTGCGAATCGAGTCGCATCATTGAAAAAAATCAGTGCGTAATTAGGGGGAGTTATCCCCACCGCCGCGTAGCGTGGCAATACGCACTTTTTTCTTGCCTAATCCACAACTCGCAGTGTAATGATTTGCTTGAATAAATGTAATCTAAGCAAGTGTTGCACCCCACCTTTTTTTCTATAGATAAGATTAATAATGCTAGAAAAAGTATATACAAAAGATATCCAGAAAGGAATGTTCGTGGTTTGCTCAGCAAACGGCAATCCCTCCTTACCCGAAGAGATAGCCAACACCAGCATTTCTTCTAAAGAAACGATTCTAAAACTACAACGCTGTGACATTAAAGAAGTCCTCATAGATTCATCTAAAAGTACCACAGCAAACATCCATCCAAAGACCTCTTATTCTGAAGAAATTCTTTTCGCTCGCGAAACATACGCCAACATTCTGAATATGATTAAGTTGATATTTGAGACCGTTGAAAGAGGAGACTCGCTTGACGTGGCGCAATACGAAAAAAATATTGATCCACTGATTGATTCCATTGAAAGAAACCCCAGTGCCGCTGCAAGCCTGACTGTGCTGGCCCAGTCAGACAAGTATCTGTTTTCGCACAGCCTCAACACCGCAATATTGAGTGCCATGCTCGGTAGGTTTATGGGCCTTCCACGAGAATCAATCACGCAGCTTTCTATTGCTGCAATGCTGATGAATATTGGTGAAATTTGGATTCCAGACTCTATCTTGAAAAAAAAAGGAAAACTCACAAAACAAGAGTTTTCAACAGTAAAAGATCATCCAGTTGCTGCCTGTAAGTACCTCAACAATCAGCCGGGCATTTCTATAGATATAATTAAAGGAGTCCTTTCGCACCATGAGAGAGACGACAGCTCTGGATACCCAGAAGGCCTCTCTGGCAGCAAAATTCATAAATTTGCGAGAATTATTTCAATTTGCGATTCGTATGACTCAATGACTTCTGACCGTCCTTACAGAGAAGCAATGACGCCAAATATGGCAATTAAACATCTGTATTCAATGAAAAAAACCACCTTTCACACACGTTATATTGAGAGCTTTATTATGTGTGTCGGGATTTATCCGGTAGGATGTTTTGTAAAACTATCTGACGGAAGCTACGGCATAGTTTTGGAGAACACTCCGCAAGCCCCTCTTCTGCCACAAATCAAAATCGT from Maridesulfovibrio frigidus DSM 17176 encodes the following:
- a CDS encoding MerR family transcriptional regulator; this translates as MSSQYLSLREVGRRLGIPPSTVVYYKDKYSKFIPASNKGSRRQRYSVDVLEIFRRIREMYGMNWSTEQIENELSLKFSMLVDSIKNEQQVINQAGVEPSSDIQAVVQGLASVIEKVSDLLSNQVLFQSEIRDLRDEVSSLRSEKRKLEAKTNEHVLDMAMEIGQLKRDRVELFRLLRKGGGLNGPDETSFPTSEYLERPLVIQNSDGHYLGVAGKGRKHFSLEDYVKLLENSVNSHRSVDLRWEKKESQWVLVIEASEEVLDDKKSIVLATEETVTPNNNTVVRIVSMEINEKNVPEALLFSLFKQIRDSFLR
- a CDS encoding PqqD family protein; amino-acid sequence: MRITPLFGRKKKKPLPEMTRGEALACKPVKNLDIEETRADHNRIVLAYPLRMKPIFADVAKKYGLWKGGRPPMKRLELDDMGSLVWDMIDGETSVKKIAASFAKKYNVLPREAEVATAAFLKDLGKRGLIAFSMNS
- a CDS encoding HD-GYP domain-containing protein translates to MLEKVYTKDIQKGMFVVCSANGNPSLPEEIANTSISSKETILKLQRCDIKEVLIDSSKSTTANIHPKTSYSEEILFARETYANILNMIKLIFETVERGDSLDVAQYEKNIDPLIDSIERNPSAAASLTVLAQSDKYLFSHSLNTAILSAMLGRFMGLPRESITQLSIAAMLMNIGEIWIPDSILKKKGKLTKQEFSTVKDHPVAACKYLNNQPGISIDIIKGVLSHHERDDSSGYPEGLSGSKIHKFARIISICDSYDSMTSDRPYREAMTPNMAIKHLYSMKKTTFHTRYIESFIMCVGIYPVGCFVKLSDGSYGIVLENTPQAPLLPQIKIVFDSRLRATHPKYIDLAKLASENSGESLEIEECIHPKSFKLELSRFLW